The following are encoded in a window of Methanobrevibacter ruminantium M1 genomic DNA:
- a CDS encoding tetratricopeptide repeat protein — translation MSSKVDLEKAREYNKVKKYEESLSCYQSYLESGEELPEIDKERYAWDIYFARVKNASTIAELEEYVKELTKYAKQKNSSRREKPCSYTISILKLMKFYSDNITFNNNAYKLIAWADKLNPDYLSNNQAKRDDTHKYNSNKENWYLQITKGLFEIKKYDDVIRLSNEALEKIPEFNNFNDYWFKYKIAKSYKELGEYDKSLEYLDEIVKVKNDWFIYHEIAKNYYLKEDLDSSAKWAARAALSPDGKVESKLKLYLLIGDILKAKGYEDEYIMHKYLVYVIRNAKDWTQEEGWDEELASYELDLDNTDYKSIHKELSALWLSLKFIGQERQYGKITKVFENNNGFIKSGNKSYFFNAREFQDDKSFIYEGTEVSFFLEKAYNRKKDEVVDNAVNIYCEEF, via the coding sequence ATGAGTTCAAAAGTAGATTTAGAAAAGGCAAGAGAATACAATAAAGTAAAGAAGTATGAAGAGTCCTTATCATGCTACCAATCTTACTTAGAATCTGGTGAAGAACTACCTGAAATAGATAAGGAAAGATATGCATGGGACATATACTTTGCAAGAGTCAAGAATGCAAGCACAATAGCTGAATTGGAGGAATATGTCAAGGAACTGACCAAATATGCAAAGCAAAAGAACTCTTCCCGTAGGGAAAAGCCTTGCTCCTATACCATTTCCATACTTAAGCTAATGAAATTCTATTCAGACAATATCACATTTAACAACAATGCATATAAGCTTATAGCATGGGCTGATAAGTTAAATCCCGATTACTTAAGCAATAATCAGGCTAAAAGGGATGACACTCATAAATACAATTCAAACAAGGAAAACTGGTATCTCCAGATAACCAAAGGGCTCTTTGAAATTAAAAAATACGATGATGTGATAAGGCTATCCAATGAGGCCTTGGAAAAGATTCCAGAATTTAATAATTTCAATGACTATTGGTTCAAATACAAAATAGCCAAGTCCTATAAGGAATTAGGAGAATACGATAAGTCCTTAGAATATTTGGATGAAATCGTTAAGGTTAAAAACGATTGGTTCATCTATCATGAAATAGCTAAAAACTATTATTTAAAAGAAGACCTTGATTCCTCTGCCAAATGGGCTGCTAGAGCTGCATTATCTCCAGACGGCAAGGTAGAAAGCAAATTGAAATTGTATCTATTGATTGGAGACATTTTAAAGGCCAAAGGCTATGAAGATGAATATATCATGCATAAGTACTTGGTCTATGTAATACGCAATGCCAAGGACTGGACCCAAGAGGAAGGCTGGGATGAGGAATTGGCTTCATATGAGTTGGATCTTGATAATACTGACTACAAATCAATCCATAAGGAACTGTCTGCCCTTTGGCTCAGCTTAAAATTCATAGGCCAGGAAAGACAATATGGTAAGATAACTAAGGTCTTTGAAAACAACAATGGATTTATAAAATCCGGAAACAAGTCTTATTTCTTTAATGCCCGTGAATTCCAGGATGATAAAAGCTTTATCTATGAAGGAACAGAAGTGTCTTTCTTTTTAGAGAAGGCTTATAATAGGAAGAAAGATGAAGTGGTTGATAATGCTGTGAATATTTACTGTGAAGAGTTTTAA
- a CDS encoding winged helix-turn-helix domain-containing protein, translating to MAVPEINELFLPLLKTIKDKDEYKVKDITDEVIEIIEISEEDKNITLPNGETLIESRISTANTYLRKADLIESNRFLYYNITDEGLKVLEENPDELKEEDLMENSAFKELKDVYTHDDVTEEIPNPQDALKASLQKQMEDVRAEISNDVIKENEVKYFRPKNQKENDEIYEIRSRRANLKDDKDKSKRKCHDKHHGHKHHHKHKYIVYKEFSPADELLKYAELFERGYLTKEEFDKKKEELLKL from the coding sequence ATGGCAGTTCCTGAAATAAATGAATTATTTTTACCATTGCTTAAGACAATAAAAGATAAGGATGAATATAAGGTAAAGGACATTACAGATGAGGTTATTGAAATAATAGAAATCTCTGAAGAGGATAAAAACATTACCTTGCCTAATGGTGAAACATTGATAGAATCTAGAATCAGCACAGCTAATACATACCTAAGAAAGGCTGATCTAATTGAATCAAACAGATTCCTTTACTATAATATTACTGATGAAGGATTGAAAGTCCTTGAGGAAAATCCAGATGAATTGAAAGAAGAGGATCTTATGGAAAACTCTGCTTTTAAAGAGTTAAAGGATGTTTATACTCATGATGATGTAACTGAAGAGATTCCAAATCCACAGGACGCTTTAAAGGCTTCTCTACAAAAGCAAATGGAAGATGTCAGAGCGGAAATCTCCAATGATGTAATTAAAGAGAATGAGGTTAAATACTTCAGGCCTAAAAACCAAAAGGAAAATGATGAAATCTATGAAATCAGAAGCCGCAGGGCCAATCTAAAAGATGATAAGGATAAATCCAAAAGAAAATGCCATGACAAGCATCATGGACACAAACACCATCATAAACATAAGTATATTGTCTATAAGGAATTCTCTCCTGCAGATGAATTGTTAAAGTATGCAGAACTCTTTGAGAGAGGTTATTTAACTAAAGAAGAGTTTGATAAGAAAAAAGAAGAATTATTGAAATTATAA
- a CDS encoding UvrD-helicase domain-containing protein: METIAENQNTEFELNEYQEEAVTYYGEKPLLIEAGPGSGKTRVITERVRYLVEEKEMDPESFLIITFSNKAARELKERLMDYFDVDIINQMQISTVHSFCYKLLIENTNITYKILDDDYGTKKNMFIYKNRERLGFKRESTLTRGKVKDVVAAFDKYSTFDVDTEKLVEWIKENEPVSQDYIDFVNEEYRKTGKFPRKKIDLDKKKKNLKTATDYHAYADSWYNALHLQVAKAYPIYKKLLDEHNYLDFNILQVKALEYLKENPETQYTNILVDEFQDTDPVQIEIFEILMKNALNPIEKSKDDAEEDCPPISELELDEAEISDKKITSSFTAVGDMDQSIYGFRGALENYFEYFDNKYCCKKVGLNVNYRSTNEIIEFSEQYIKMQRGKKSRKNLREARKESRNIYYIENEEREMEAASIAKIIKGLKDEEKIKNYNDVAVLLRSVLTSSKDIINVFNDENIPFQVKGLQDLENKDEIKSILTLLHFIIEDDNPQETPIITFWEADWLNLRAFTNADFKQTFIKLSSETEEILIEKQKEFEENVFNYAKLIYNDITGNRFTKRSYKGVLELEDEVLDAVFKEYPKPVLTNKTLREYGITNEDDLEFFNQLNELKFEIFGDDKDFDERPTILNVYYRILEICGFLSEDYIFDPKNKQALDYIGLFTQIIYEYENIISNRDIRGLYWFLNSNIKNYSYDIENENGVNIMTIHKSKGLEFPVVILAGLNDSSFPREYEDLRETKYKNGSAVFYTPRECLRYKSLDKDDVTLHYEEEERNIYVAMTRAQDLLILSKNFKNPKKTTYSKTLEKEIKAIELKEKISSIKDELDELMKKEDVNDLSFLLKSLNDELKDIRAELKELKPLIKDHKKIKVLNKQLKELSIEIKWKIKDLKYEDKIMDDLIDLFNLDEDSGLTRDDLKNMFLNDFDIGENNEDSDESENSFEDIINDSTIDKELDNDNTSIDSLSSNNKPIEDYFEDKEALSDILVRTENEIAGLGEDIEKSLKRTKKLLSKLKELQDDDLNDSMSEIHFKYKMEIQSIIEGAIESNEDDSLSKNQIALNALYCMLQSIESEIMENKETMESNKEILKREKELNNKKSYLDYKIKLIKDTEEFDKKYDMGYSISSYEEYKIKEDLDELSKVLMDDSVNSIGDLALLREKVLEAGSPKLCEDFIINWELIESLFNDDKFAKLELLFKIMESEEIDNIRHMSILNDRTELKEKTKLFFMLFYYKNQEIEYKEKLSFINKKKDHLGNLINAYDGIIKIEPTEIDKVIDERKIPNVIVIEDDKKLTLSYSSIQTYESCPFQYHLAYNYKFKISDREAITEGNINHNSLEEINKTIIERKDEKEGELVGEIDNELLISRDEIIKIVKRIYMESPNIDRDETPIDYVLSNIFEYWDNYGRRFDIIGSEYQFDINREDYFVLIGSIDLLYKTDNGIVILDYKTTENISKKAQEKYKKQLYTYALALKDDPMYNDAVVDKLQIYAIKSLEMLDFELNEEERDEREEKIREIASNIRNEEFHSKGYDEFSECSFCRYSFICENN; encoded by the coding sequence ATGGAAACTATAGCAGAAAACCAGAATACAGAATTTGAACTAAATGAATACCAAGAGGAAGCTGTCACATACTATGGCGAAAAGCCTCTCTTGATTGAAGCAGGTCCAGGTTCAGGTAAAACCAGAGTTATTACCGAAAGGGTAAGGTACCTGGTAGAAGAAAAGGAAATGGACCCAGAATCATTCTTAATAATTACTTTTTCTAATAAGGCAGCTCGTGAGCTTAAAGAAAGATTAATGGACTATTTTGATGTGGATATAATCAATCAAATGCAGATATCCACTGTACACTCTTTTTGTTATAAACTATTAATCGAAAACACTAACATTACCTATAAAATCCTTGATGATGATTATGGAACAAAAAAGAACATGTTCATATATAAGAATAGAGAACGACTTGGGTTTAAAAGAGAGTCTACATTAACTAGAGGAAAGGTAAAGGATGTAGTGGCTGCTTTTGACAAATATTCTACTTTTGATGTGGATACAGAAAAACTGGTAGAATGGATAAAGGAGAATGAACCAGTTTCCCAAGATTATATTGATTTTGTAAACGAAGAATATAGAAAAACCGGCAAGTTTCCAAGAAAGAAGATAGATCTTGATAAAAAGAAAAAGAATCTGAAAACTGCTACTGATTATCATGCCTATGCAGATTCCTGGTATAATGCATTGCACCTTCAAGTGGCAAAGGCATATCCAATCTATAAAAAACTTTTAGATGAGCACAATTATCTTGATTTTAACATCCTTCAGGTAAAGGCTCTTGAATACTTAAAGGAAAACCCAGAAACCCAATATACAAACATTCTTGTTGATGAGTTTCAAGATACAGACCCTGTACAGATTGAAATATTTGAAATATTAATGAAAAATGCTTTAAATCCCATAGAAAAAAGTAAAGATGATGCTGAAGAAGATTGTCCCCCTATTAGTGAATTAGAACTAGATGAAGCGGAAATCTCTGATAAGAAAATAACATCCTCATTTACTGCTGTAGGAGATATGGACCAAAGTATATATGGATTTAGAGGGGCTTTGGAAAATTACTTTGAATATTTTGATAATAAATATTGCTGTAAAAAAGTTGGATTAAACGTCAATTACCGCTCTACTAATGAGATTATTGAGTTCAGTGAACAATACATAAAGATGCAAAGGGGTAAAAAATCTAGAAAGAATTTAAGAGAGGCCCGTAAAGAGTCAAGAAACATCTACTATATAGAAAACGAAGAAAGGGAAATGGAAGCGGCAAGCATTGCCAAAATCATCAAAGGACTTAAGGATGAGGAAAAGATTAAAAACTACAATGATGTTGCCGTCTTGCTTAGATCTGTCCTCACTTCCTCTAAAGACATAATCAACGTATTCAATGATGAGAACATTCCATTTCAGGTAAAGGGATTGCAGGACCTTGAAAACAAGGATGAGATAAAATCCATCTTAACTCTATTGCATTTCATAATTGAAGACGATAACCCTCAAGAAACTCCAATAATCACATTCTGGGAAGCTGACTGGCTTAACCTAAGGGCATTTACAAATGCAGACTTTAAGCAGACCTTTATAAAATTATCCTCTGAAACAGAGGAAATATTGATTGAAAAGCAAAAGGAATTTGAAGAAAATGTCTTTAATTATGCTAAATTAATTTATAATGACATCACAGGGAATAGATTTACAAAAAGAAGCTATAAGGGAGTTTTAGAGCTTGAAGATGAAGTTCTTGATGCTGTTTTTAAGGAATATCCTAAACCTGTATTAACAAATAAAACCCTTAGAGAATATGGAATTACTAATGAAGATGATTTAGAATTCTTCAATCAATTGAATGAGCTTAAATTTGAAATATTCGGTGATGATAAGGACTTTGATGAAAGGCCTACCATATTGAATGTCTATTATAGGATCCTTGAGATATGCGGTTTCTTAAGTGAAGACTATATATTTGACCCTAAAAACAAGCAAGCTTTGGATTATATTGGGCTTTTTACCCAAATCATCTACGAATATGAAAACATCATATCCAACAGAGACATAAGAGGCCTTTACTGGTTCTTAAACTCTAATATCAAGAATTACAGCTATGACATTGAAAATGAAAATGGCGTAAACATAATGACCATTCATAAGTCCAAGGGATTGGAGTTTCCAGTTGTCATTCTTGCAGGCTTGAACGACTCATCTTTCCCAAGGGAATATGAAGACCTAAGAGAAACCAAATATAAGAATGGAAGCGCTGTATTCTACACTCCAAGGGAATGCCTAAGATATAAAAGCCTTGATAAGGATGATGTCACACTCCATTATGAGGAAGAGGAAAGGAATATCTATGTGGCTATGACCAGGGCTCAGGACCTTCTTATTTTATCTAAAAACTTTAAAAATCCTAAAAAGACCACTTATTCCAAGACCTTGGAAAAGGAAATCAAAGCAATCGAGCTAAAGGAAAAGATAAGTAGTATTAAGGATGAGCTTGATGAGCTGATGAAAAAAGAGGATGTTAATGATTTATCCTTCCTTCTTAAGAGCTTGAATGATGAGTTAAAAGATATAAGGGCAGAACTTAAGGAATTGAAGCCTCTTATTAAAGATCATAAAAAGATTAAGGTTCTAAATAAGCAATTGAAAGAACTTTCCATTGAAATAAAATGGAAGATAAAAGACTTAAAATACGAAGATAAGATTATGGATGATCTTATTGACTTATTCAATCTTGATGAGGATAGTGGATTAACAAGGGATGATTTAAAGAATATGTTCTTGAATGACTTTGACATTGGTGAAAATAATGAGGATTCTGATGAATCTGAGAATAGTTTTGAGGATATAATCAATGATTCAACTATTGATAAAGAATTAGATAACGATAATACATCCATAGATTCATTAAGTAGTAATAATAAACCTATAGAAGACTACTTTGAAGATAAAGAAGCATTATCAGACATATTAGTCCGTACTGAAAATGAAATTGCAGGATTAGGTGAGGATATAGAAAAATCACTAAAGAGAACCAAAAAGCTCTTATCTAAGCTTAAGGAGCTTCAAGATGATGACTTAAATGATTCAATGTCTGAAATTCACTTCAAATATAAGATGGAAATCCAATCAATCATTGAAGGGGCCATTGAAAGCAATGAAGATGATTCCCTCAGCAAGAATCAAATTGCCTTAAATGCATTGTACTGCATGCTCCAGTCAATCGAGTCTGAAATAATGGAAAACAAAGAAACCATGGAATCAAATAAGGAGATCTTAAAGCGAGAAAAAGAGTTGAACAATAAAAAATCATACTTGGATTATAAAATCAAGCTAATTAAAGACACTGAAGAATTCGACAAGAAATATGACATGGGATATAGTATAAGCAGTTATGAGGAATACAAGATAAAAGAGGACTTGGATGAACTCAGCAAAGTGCTTATGGATGATTCAGTCAACTCCATTGGAGATTTGGCACTCTTAAGAGAAAAGGTTCTGGAAGCTGGAAGTCCAAAGCTTTGTGAGGACTTCATAATCAATTGGGAATTGATTGAATCTCTATTTAATGATGACAAATTTGCCAAACTGGAACTTCTCTTTAAGATAATGGAATCTGAAGAGATTGATAATATTAGGCATATGTCAATCCTAAATGACAGAACAGAGCTCAAGGAGAAAACCAAACTCTTCTTCATGTTATTCTACTATAAGAACCAAGAGATTGAATATAAGGAGAAATTATCCTTCATCAATAAGAAAAAGGACCATCTTGGCAATTTAATCAATGCATATGATGGAATTATAAAGATTGAACCTACCGAAATCGACAAGGTAATAGATGAAAGGAAGATTCCAAATGTTATTGTAATAGAGGATGACAAGAAGCTAACCTTAAGCTACAGTTCCATTCAGACCTATGAATCCTGTCCTTTCCAGTATCATTTAGCCTACAACTATAAGTTCAAGATTTCAGATAGGGAAGCAATTACTGAAGGAAATATCAATCACAATTCCTTAGAGGAAATAAATAAGACAATCATTGAAAGAAAGGATGAAAAAGAAGGAGAATTAGTTGGAGAAATAGACAATGAACTTCTCATTTCAAGAGATGAAATCATTAAAATCGTCAAGAGAATCTATATGGAAAGCCCTAATATAGACCGTGACGAAACTCCTATAGACTATGTTCTATCAAATATCTTTGAATATTGGGACAATTATGGCAGAAGATTTGATATCATTGGCTCTGAATATCAATTTGACATCAATAGAGAGGACTATTTTGTTTTAATCGGTTCCATTGACTTATTATATAAAACAGATAATGGAATTGTTATCTTAGACTATAAGACAACTGAAAACATCTCTAAAAAAGCTCAAGAGAAATATAAAAAGCAATTATATACTTATGCTTTAGCTTTAAAGGATGATCCAATGTATAATGATGCAGTTGTTGATAAGCTGCAGATATATGCAATCAAATCTCTTGAAATGCTTGACTTTGAGCTAAATGAAGAAGAGAGGGATGAAAGAGAAGAGAAGATTAGGGAAATTGCATCTAACATTAGGAATGAGGAATTCCATTCAAAAGGTTATGACGAGTTCTCTGAATGTTCATTCTGCAGATATAGTTTTATTTGTGAAAACAATTAA
- a CDS encoding cofactor-independent phosphoglycerate mutase has translation MKYVIVIEDGASDYPIEEIDGKTPLKVAEKPALDRIAREGRTGLIQNVPESLPPGSDVANMSIFGYDPLLYYTGRGPLEAASMGVETKDGDVVFRCNTITERDGLMASSNAGHISSEEAAELMEYLNEYFNDKYPGFKGKFYPGVSYRHLFVYNDKENAEKLAKLDMVPPHDFVGETIADKIEFDSFADEVKSIMLESKEALENHPVNLKRIEEGKEPSNMVWFWGQGTMPAMPSMKEVYGLKGAVITGVDLIKGLGVCSGCTNLDVPGATAFFDTDYNAKGEYAIDALKDNDIVFVHIEAPDEAGHAKNLEEKVRGIENIDKHILAPLLEALPEYGDFKIAVLPDHPTPIDVGTHTRDMVPIAIYSTVDEPDDVQVYDEDSVKEGSLGELTGCNLLKLLLE, from the coding sequence ATGAAATATGTTATTGTTATAGAAGATGGTGCTAGTGATTATCCTATAGAAGAGATAGATGGAAAAACTCCACTTAAGGTAGCAGAAAAGCCTGCATTGGATAGAATAGCTAGAGAAGGACGTACAGGCCTTATTCAAAATGTGCCAGAAAGCCTTCCTCCAGGCTCTGATGTGGCTAACATGAGCATATTCGGCTATGATCCATTGCTATACTACACAGGCAGAGGACCATTGGAAGCTGCAAGCATGGGAGTTGAAACCAAAGATGGAGATGTGGTCTTCCGCTGCAATACAATCACAGAACGTGACGGCCTTATGGCAAGCTCAAATGCAGGACATATATCCTCTGAGGAAGCTGCAGAACTTATGGAGTACTTAAATGAATACTTCAATGACAAGTATCCTGGCTTTAAAGGCAAGTTCTATCCTGGAGTAAGCTACAGACACTTATTTGTATACAATGATAAGGAAAATGCAGAAAAGCTAGCTAAATTGGACATGGTTCCTCCACATGACTTTGTTGGAGAGACAATCGCTGATAAGATAGAGTTTGATTCCTTTGCAGATGAAGTTAAGTCAATAATGCTGGAATCAAAGGAAGCCCTAGAAAACCATCCGGTAAACCTTAAGAGAATTGAAGAAGGAAAAGAGCCTTCCAATATGGTTTGGTTCTGGGGTCAAGGAACAATGCCTGCAATGCCAAGCATGAAAGAAGTTTATGGCCTAAAGGGAGCTGTAATAACTGGCGTTGACCTAATTAAAGGATTAGGCGTATGTTCAGGATGCACTAACCTAGATGTTCCAGGAGCAACTGCATTCTTTGATACTGATTATAATGCCAAAGGAGAATATGCAATTGATGCCTTAAAGGATAATGACATTGTATTTGTTCATATAGAAGCACCTGATGAGGCAGGCCATGCTAAAAACCTAGAGGAAAAGGTCAGAGGCATTGAAAATATTGATAAACATATATTAGCCCCTCTACTTGAGGCACTTCCAGAATATGGTGACTTTAAGATAGCTGTTTTGCCGGATCATCCTACTCCAATAGATGTTGGAACCCACACAAGAGATATGGTCCCTATTGCCATCTATTCAACTGTAGATGAGCCAGATGATGTCCAAGTCTATGATGAGGACAGTGTTAAAGAGGGTTCTCTTGGTGAATTGACAGGGTGTAATCTCTTAAAATTGCTATTGGAATAA